A genome region from Macaca nemestrina isolate mMacNem1 chromosome 20, mMacNem.hap1, whole genome shotgun sequence includes the following:
- the LOC105488063 gene encoding zinc finger protein 329 isoform X1: MRLKMTTRNIPEREVPCDVEMEGFTREAPCLSILGDGWDCENQEGDLSQSALTLEKPGTQEAICEYPGFGEHLIASSDLPPSQRVLATNGFHAHNSNVSGLDCDPALPSCPKSYAAKRTGDSDACGKTFNHSMEVIHGRNPVREKPYKYPESVKSFNHFTSLGHQKITKRGKKLYEGKNFEDILTLSSSLNENQRNLPGEKQYRCTECGKCFKRNSSLVLHHRTHTGEKPYTCNECGKSFSKNYNLIVHQRIHTGEKPYKCSKCGKAFSDGSALTQHQRIHTGEKPYECLECGKTFNRNSSLILHQRTHTGEKPYRCNECGKPFTDISHLTVHLRIHTGEKPYECSKCGKAFRDGSYLTQHERTHTGEKPFECAECGKSFNRNSHLIVHQKIHSGEKPYECKECGKTFIESAYLIRHQRIHTGEKPYGCNQCQKLFRNIAGLIRHQRTHTGEKPYECNQCGKAFRDSSCLTKHQRIHTKETPYQCPECGKSFKQNSHLAVHQRLHSREGPSQCPQCGKTFRKSSSLVRHQRAHLGEQPMET; this comes from the coding sequence ATGAGATTGAAAATGACAACTCGGAATATTCCTGAGAGAGAAGTACCCTGTGATGTAGAAATGGAAGGATTCACAAGGGAAGCTCCCTGCTTGTCCATTTTAGGTGATGGTTGGGACTGTGAGAACCAGGAGGGAGACTTGAGTCAATCAGCTTTAACTCTGGAGAAACCAGGGACTCAGGAAGCAATTTGTGAATATCCTGGTTTTGGGGAGCATTTGATTGCAAGCTCAGACCTTCCACCATCTCAGAGAGTTCTGGCAACCAATGGTTTCCATGCACATAACTCAAATGTTAGTGGTCTGGATTGTGACCCTGCCTTACCCAGCTGTCCTAAAAGTTATGCAGCTAAGAGAACTGGTGACAGTGATGCCTGTGGAAAAACCTTCAACCATTCCATGGAAGTTATTCATGGAAGAAATCCAGTGAGAGAGAAGCCCTACAAATATCCTGAAAGTGTTAAGTCTTTTAATCATTTTACCTCTCTTGGTCATCAAAAAATAACGAAAAGAGGCAAGAAACTGTATGAAGGTAAGAATTTTGAGGACATCTTGACCCTGAGCTCATCGCTTAATGAAAACCAGAGAAATCTCCCTGGAGAGAAACAGTATAGATGTACTGAATGTGGCAAATGCTTCAAACGGAACTCTTCTCTTGTTTTGCATCACCGAACTCACACCGGAGAGAAGCCTTATACTTGTAATGAGTGTGGAAAGTCCTTCTCCAAGAACTACAACCTGATTGTGCATCAAAGGATCCACACAGGAGAGAAGCCCTATAAATGTAGTAAGTGTGGGAAAGCTTTCAGTGATGGGTCAGCTCTGACGCAGCACCAGAGAATTCACACAGGCGAGAAACCTTACGAATGCCTGGAATGTGGAAAAACCTTCAACCGAAATTCATCCTTAATTTTGCACCAAAGAACTCATACAGGGGAAAAACCATACAGATGTAACGAGTGCGGAAAACCCTTCACGGACATCTCCCACCTTACAGTGCATCTCAGAATCCACACCGGTGAGAAGCCCTATGAGTGTAGCAAATGTGGAAAGGCTTTCCGGGACGGCTCGTACCTCACCCAGCACGAgaggactcacactggagaaaagcccTTTGAGTGTGCAGAGTGTGGGAAATCCTTCAACAGAAACTCTCACCTCATTGTGCATCAAAAGATCCATTCTggggagaaaccctatgaatgtaaagaatgtggcaagACTTTCATCGAGAGTGCATACCTCATCCGGCACCAGAGGATTCATACTGGCGAGAAGCCCTATGGCTGCAACCAGTGTCAGAAACTTTTCAGGAATATCGCTGGCCTCATTAGGCACCAGAGGACTCATACTGGTGAGAAGCCCTATGAGTGTAATCAGTGTGGCAAAGCCTTCAGGGACAGCTCCTGTCTGACCAAGCACCAGAGAATTCACACTAAGGAAACCCCGTATCAGTGTCCAGAATGTGGGAAGTCCTTCAAGCAGAACTCTCACCTGGCAGTACATCAGAGACTCCATAGCAGGGAGGGTCCCAGCCAGTGTCCTCAGTGTGGAAAAACGTTCCGAAAGAGCTCATCCCTTGTTCGACATCAAAGAGCACACCTGGGAGAGCAACCCATGGAAACATAA
- the LOC105488063 gene encoding zinc finger protein 329 isoform X2 has translation MRLKMTTRNIPEREVPCDVEMEGFTREAPCLSILGDGWDCENQEGDLSQSALTLEKPGTQEAICEYPGFGEHLIASSDLPPSQRVLATNGFHAHNSNVSGLDCDPALPSCPKSYAAKRTGDSDACGKTFNHSMEVIHGRNPVREKPYKYPESVKSFNHFTSLGHQKITKRGKKLYEGKNFEDILTLSSSLNENQRNLPGEKQYRCTECGKCFKRNSSLVLHHRTHTGEKPYTCNECGKSFSKNYNLIVHQRIHTGEKPYKCSKCGKAFSDGSALTQHQRIHTGEKPYECLECGKTFNRNSSLILHQRTHTGEKPYRCNECGKPFTDISHLTVHLRIHTGEKPYECSKCGKAFRDGSYLTQHERTHTGEKPFECAECGKSFNRNSHLIVHQKIHSGEKPYECKECGKTFIESAYLIRHQRIHTGEKPYGCNQCQKLFRNIAGLIRHQRTHTDGV, from the exons ATGAGATTGAAAATGACAACTCGGAATATTCCTGAGAGAGAAGTACCCTGTGATGTAGAAATGGAAGGATTCACAAGGGAAGCTCCCTGCTTGTCCATTTTAGGTGATGGTTGGGACTGTGAGAACCAGGAGGGAGACTTGAGTCAATCAGCTTTAACTCTGGAGAAACCAGGGACTCAGGAAGCAATTTGTGAATATCCTGGTTTTGGGGAGCATTTGATTGCAAGCTCAGACCTTCCACCATCTCAGAGAGTTCTGGCAACCAATGGTTTCCATGCACATAACTCAAATGTTAGTGGTCTGGATTGTGACCCTGCCTTACCCAGCTGTCCTAAAAGTTATGCAGCTAAGAGAACTGGTGACAGTGATGCCTGTGGAAAAACCTTCAACCATTCCATGGAAGTTATTCATGGAAGAAATCCAGTGAGAGAGAAGCCCTACAAATATCCTGAAAGTGTTAAGTCTTTTAATCATTTTACCTCTCTTGGTCATCAAAAAATAACGAAAAGAGGCAAGAAACTGTATGAAGGTAAGAATTTTGAGGACATCTTGACCCTGAGCTCATCGCTTAATGAAAACCAGAGAAATCTCCCTGGAGAGAAACAGTATAGATGTACTGAATGTGGCAAATGCTTCAAACGGAACTCTTCTCTTGTTTTGCATCACCGAACTCACACCGGAGAGAAGCCTTATACTTGTAATGAGTGTGGAAAGTCCTTCTCCAAGAACTACAACCTGATTGTGCATCAAAGGATCCACACAGGAGAGAAGCCCTATAAATGTAGTAAGTGTGGGAAAGCTTTCAGTGATGGGTCAGCTCTGACGCAGCACCAGAGAATTCACACAGGCGAGAAACCTTACGAATGCCTGGAATGTGGAAAAACCTTCAACCGAAATTCATCCTTAATTTTGCACCAAAGAACTCATACAGGGGAAAAACCATACAGATGTAACGAGTGCGGAAAACCCTTCACGGACATCTCCCACCTTACAGTGCATCTCAGAATCCACACCGGTGAGAAGCCCTATGAGTGTAGCAAATGTGGAAAGGCTTTCCGGGACGGCTCGTACCTCACCCAGCACGAgaggactcacactggagaaaagcccTTTGAGTGTGCAGAGTGTGGGAAATCCTTCAACAGAAACTCTCACCTCATTGTGCATCAAAAGATCCATTCTggggagaaaccctatgaatgtaaagaatgtggcaagACTTTCATCGAGAGTGCATACCTCATCCGGCACCAGAGGATTCATACTGGCGAGAAGCCCTATGGCTGCAACCAGTGTCAGAAACTTTTCAGGAATATCGCTGGCCTCATTAGGCACCAGAGGACTCATACTG atggagtctag